The Nakamurella deserti genome contains a region encoding:
- a CDS encoding phosphoadenylyl-sulfate reductase — MTSVLVRPPAELEAIALRGAAELAGATAAEILTWGVAEFGRGLAVSASMQDTVLAHLASTVSPGIDVIFLDTGYHFVETIGTADAVEAVYDVTLRRILPELTVAEQDARYGAKLHDRDPDACCAMRKVAPLNEALQGYEAWATGVRRSESPSRAHTPVIAFDPKKKKVKFAPLASWTDDEVEAYANANGVLMNPLLQLGYPSIGCEPCTAAVAPGEDARAGRWSGSTKTECGLHL; from the coding sequence ATGACCAGCGTCCTCGTCCGTCCGCCCGCCGAACTCGAGGCGATCGCGCTGCGCGGCGCCGCCGAACTCGCCGGCGCCACCGCCGCGGAGATCCTCACCTGGGGGGTCGCCGAATTCGGCCGCGGCCTCGCGGTCAGCGCGTCCATGCAGGACACCGTGCTGGCGCACCTGGCGTCCACGGTCAGCCCCGGCATCGACGTGATCTTCCTCGACACCGGCTACCACTTCGTCGAGACCATCGGCACCGCGGACGCGGTGGAGGCCGTCTACGACGTGACGCTGCGGCGCATCCTGCCGGAGCTGACCGTCGCCGAGCAGGACGCGCGGTACGGCGCGAAGCTGCACGACCGGGATCCCGACGCCTGCTGCGCGATGCGCAAGGTCGCCCCGCTGAACGAGGCCCTCCAGGGCTACGAGGCGTGGGCCACCGGCGTCCGCCGCTCGGAGTCGCCGTCCCGCGCACACACCCCGGTCATCGCGTTCGACCCGAAGAAGAAGAAGGTCAAGTTCGCCCCGCTGGCGTCGTGGACCGACGACGAGGTCGAGGCCTACGCGAACGCGAACGGCGTGCTGATGAACCCGTTGCTGCAGCTGGGCTACCCGTCCATCGGCTGCGAGCCGTGCACCGCGGCCGTCGCCCCCGGCGAGGACGCCCGTGCCGGCCGCTGGTCCGGCTCCACCAAGACCGAATGCGGGTTGCACCTGTGA
- the cysD gene encoding sulfate adenylyltransferase subunit CysD, with protein MTSTLTPPRSALDSELDALESEAIHILREVAGEFDRPVILFSGGKDSILVLHLARKAFFPAALPFALLHVDTGHNFDEVIAYRDRVAAEGNLRLHVAHVQDWLDDGRLTERPDGTRNPLQTVPLLDSINELGFDAVIGGARRDEERSRAKERIFSLRDAFGGWDPRRQRPELWDLYNGRHAPGEHVRVFPLSNWTELDVWRYIQRERIELPEIYFAHEREVFARSGMWLTAGAWGGPKATETVVRRQVRYRTVGDMSCTGAVDSDATDIAAVITEIMATRITERGATRADDQLSEAAMEDRKREGYF; from the coding sequence GTGACGTCCACCCTCACCCCGCCGCGCTCGGCGCTGGACTCCGAGCTCGACGCCCTGGAGTCCGAGGCGATCCACATCCTGCGCGAGGTGGCCGGCGAGTTCGACCGCCCGGTCATCCTGTTCTCCGGCGGCAAGGACTCGATCCTGGTGCTGCACCTGGCGCGCAAGGCCTTCTTCCCGGCAGCACTGCCGTTCGCGCTGCTGCACGTGGACACCGGCCACAACTTCGACGAGGTCATCGCCTACCGCGACCGCGTCGCCGCCGAGGGCAACCTGCGGCTGCATGTCGCGCACGTCCAGGACTGGCTCGACGACGGCCGCCTCACCGAACGCCCCGACGGCACCCGCAACCCGCTGCAGACGGTGCCGCTGCTGGACTCCATCAACGAGCTGGGCTTCGACGCCGTCATCGGTGGCGCCCGCCGTGACGAGGAGCGCTCCCGCGCCAAGGAGCGCATCTTCTCGCTGCGCGACGCGTTCGGCGGCTGGGACCCGCGCCGGCAGCGCCCGGAGCTCTGGGACCTCTACAACGGCCGGCACGCCCCGGGGGAGCACGTCCGCGTGTTCCCGCTGAGCAACTGGACCGAGCTGGACGTCTGGCGCTACATCCAGCGCGAGCGCATCGAGCTGCCGGAGATCTACTTCGCCCACGAGCGCGAGGTCTTCGCCCGCAGCGGCATGTGGCTGACCGCCGGCGCCTGGGGCGGACCGAAGGCGACGGAGACCGTCGTCCGGCGGCAGGTCCGCTACCGCACGGTGGGGGACATGAGCTGCACGGGTGCAGTCGACAGCGACGCCACCGACATCGCCGCGGTGATCACCGAGATCATGGCCACCCGGATCACCGAACGGGGAGCCACCCGCGCCGACGACCAGCTCAGCGAGGCCGCCATGGAGGACCGCAAGCGCGAGGGCTACTTCTGA
- a CDS encoding nitrite/sulfite reductase — translation MPAVPPATAVPPADVLDTATVDTTGASPGPADRSVADRPARPERPARPERPARPERPAAAAAPGAHRNRPDAKGRERGQGQWALGYREPLNPNERMKKDDDGLHCRERIENVYRYTGFDSIDPGDLRGRFRWWGLYTQRAQGIEGGKTAILEPEELEDKFFMMRVRIDGGLLTTAALRTVGQISTRYGRDTADLTDRQNVQYHWIRIEDVADIWEQLEAVGLSTTEACGDVPRIILGSPLAGIAADEIIDGTPAVEAILERYIGKEEFSNLPRKFKTAISGSPRQDVAHEINDVAFIGAVHPERGPGFDVWVGGGLSTNPMLGQRLGTWVSLDEVPEVWAGVVGIFRDYGYRRLRTRARLKFLVADWGVQKFREVLEQEYLHRTLTDGDAPPVYDGPRDHIGVHPQNDGLFYVGVKPTVGRVNGTLLARLADLVEAHGSRRVRTTTDQGLVILDIAADQVDSLTEGLHALGLSTTPSTFRRNLMACTGLEFCKLAIVETKARAMVIADDLEARLGDLDVPLTINVNGCPNACARTQVADIGLKGMLVTDADGNQVEGFQVHLGGGLGLDAGFGKKLRGHKITSAEASDFIERVVNSFTAQRTEGERFAQWVARADEAALR, via the coding sequence GTGCCCGCAGTGCCGCCCGCCACCGCCGTTCCCCCCGCCGACGTCCTCGACACCGCCACTGTCGACACCACCGGCGCCTCGCCCGGTCCCGCCGACCGGTCCGTCGCCGACCGCCCGGCCCGGCCCGAGCGTCCGGCCCGGCCCGAGCGTCCGGCCCGCCCCGAGCGACCCGCCGCCGCGGCGGCGCCCGGGGCGCACCGCAACCGCCCCGACGCGAAGGGCCGCGAGCGCGGCCAGGGTCAGTGGGCGCTGGGCTACCGCGAGCCGCTCAACCCCAACGAGCGGATGAAGAAGGACGACGACGGCCTGCACTGCCGCGAGCGCATCGAGAACGTCTACCGCTACACCGGCTTCGACTCCATCGACCCGGGTGACCTGCGTGGCCGTTTCCGCTGGTGGGGCCTGTACACCCAGCGTGCGCAGGGCATCGAGGGCGGCAAGACGGCGATCCTGGAGCCCGAGGAGCTCGAGGACAAGTTCTTCATGATGCGGGTCCGCATCGACGGCGGGCTGCTCACCACGGCGGCGTTGCGCACGGTCGGTCAGATCTCCACCCGCTACGGCCGCGACACCGCCGACCTCACCGACCGGCAGAACGTCCAGTACCACTGGATCCGCATCGAGGACGTCGCCGACATCTGGGAGCAGCTGGAAGCGGTCGGCCTGTCCACCACCGAGGCCTGCGGCGACGTGCCGCGCATCATCCTGGGTTCGCCGCTGGCCGGGATCGCGGCCGACGAGATCATCGACGGCACCCCGGCCGTCGAGGCGATCCTCGAGCGCTACATCGGCAAGGAGGAGTTCTCCAACCTGCCGCGGAAGTTCAAGACGGCCATCTCCGGCTCGCCCCGTCAGGACGTCGCCCACGAGATCAACGACGTCGCCTTCATCGGCGCCGTGCACCCCGAGCGCGGCCCCGGCTTCGACGTCTGGGTCGGCGGCGGACTGTCCACCAACCCGATGCTCGGCCAGCGACTGGGCACCTGGGTGTCGCTCGACGAGGTCCCCGAGGTCTGGGCCGGCGTCGTCGGCATCTTCCGCGACTACGGCTACCGCCGGCTGCGCACCCGGGCCCGGCTGAAGTTCCTGGTCGCCGACTGGGGCGTGCAGAAGTTCCGCGAGGTCCTCGAGCAGGAGTACCTCCACCGCACCCTCACCGATGGCGACGCCCCGCCGGTGTACGACGGCCCCCGCGACCACATCGGCGTGCACCCGCAGAACGACGGACTGTTCTACGTCGGCGTCAAGCCGACCGTCGGCCGGGTCAACGGCACCCTGCTCGCCCGGCTCGCCGACCTGGTGGAGGCCCACGGCTCGCGCCGGGTCCGCACCACCACCGACCAGGGCCTGGTGATCCTCGACATCGCCGCCGACCAGGTCGACTCGCTGACCGAGGGGCTGCACGCGCTGGGCCTGTCGACCACCCCGTCGACGTTCCGCCGCAACCTGATGGCGTGCACCGGGCTCGAATTCTGCAAGCTCGCGATCGTGGAGACCAAGGCGCGCGCGATGGTCATCGCCGACGACCTGGAGGCCCGCCTGGGCGACCTGGACGTGCCGCTGACCATCAACGTCAACGGCTGCCCGAACGCCTGCGCCCGCACCCAGGTGGCCGACATCGGCCTCAAGGGGATGCTCGTCACCGACGCCGACGGCAACCAGGTCGAGGGTTTCCAGGTGCACCTCGGTGGTGGGTTGGGGCTCGACGCCGGGTTCGGCAAGAAGCTCCGCGGCCACAAGATCACCAGCGCCGAGGCGAGCGACTTCATCGAGCGCGTCGTGAACTCGTTCACCGCCCAGCGCACCGAGGGTGAGCGGTTCGCGCAGTGGGTGGCCCGCGCGGACGAGGCGGCGCTGCGGTGA
- the cysC gene encoding adenylyl-sulfate kinase — MRVAPVTTSLRTAGATVWLTGLPSAGKTTLAFALADQLRASGRDVEILDGDEIRTYLSAGLGFSREDRDTHVRRIGYVAELLARHGVLVLVPVIAPYADTRDEVRARHAAQGTPHLQVHLSTPVEVCADRDVKGLYAKAARGEISHMTGIDDPYEVPADPDLRLDTSTHDLQGSVSALLDLLAGRNLL, encoded by the coding sequence ATGCGGGTTGCACCTGTGACCACCTCACTGCGCACCGCCGGTGCGACCGTCTGGCTGACCGGGCTGCCCAGCGCCGGCAAGACCACCCTGGCGTTCGCGCTGGCCGACCAGCTGCGCGCGTCCGGCCGTGACGTCGAGATCCTCGACGGCGACGAGATCCGCACCTACCTGTCGGCCGGCCTCGGCTTCTCCCGGGAAGACCGCGACACGCACGTCCGGCGGATCGGCTACGTCGCCGAGCTGCTCGCCCGGCACGGGGTGCTGGTGCTCGTCCCGGTCATCGCGCCCTACGCCGACACCCGCGACGAGGTCCGTGCCCGGCACGCCGCGCAGGGCACCCCGCACCTGCAGGTCCACCTGTCGACGCCGGTCGAGGTGTGTGCCGACCGCGACGTCAAAGGCCTGTACGCCAAGGCCGCCCGCGGCGAGATCAGCCACATGACCGGCATCGACGACCCCTACGAAGTGCCGGCCGACCCGGACCTGCGCCTCGACACCTCGACCCACGACCTGCAGGGGAGCGTCTCGGCGCTGCTGGACCTGCTCGCCGGGAGGAACCTGCTGTGA
- a CDS encoding sulfate adenylyltransferase subunit 1, with protein MTILTEVPDTPVKHGLLRFATAGSVDDGKSTLVGRLLFDSKSVLSDTLAAAERTSTARGSDTVDLSLLVDGLRAEREQGITIDVAYRYFATDKRTFILADTPGHVQYTRNTVTGASTADLVIILVDARTGVVAQTRRHATVAALLGVPEILLAVNKIDLVDYDRDVFERITADFGAFTAGLGIPAVVAIPISALNGDNVVTRSERISWYDGPSVLEHLETVEVADARSGAAFRFPVQYVIRPGSDHTADPDYRGYAGRVAAGTVRPGDAIVVLPDGHRTTVTGVETADGPRAVAVAGDSVTLLLADDIDIARGNLIAAADDAPEPVNQFTATVTQVNEKALKPGQRLLLKYGTTTTRVIVGAIEHLLDIDTLTELDGAASLSLNDIGLVSLRTAESLPIDPYQPRGAVGALLIIDPADGTTLAVGMVGDRRAAITAGSDIRCQAAATENDALTPGP; from the coding sequence ATGACGATCCTGACCGAAGTCCCCGACACCCCGGTGAAGCACGGGCTGCTCCGCTTCGCCACCGCCGGTTCCGTCGACGACGGCAAGTCCACACTGGTCGGACGGCTTCTGTTCGACTCGAAGTCGGTGCTGAGCGACACGCTGGCCGCCGCCGAGCGGACCTCCACGGCCCGCGGCTCGGACACCGTCGACCTGTCGCTGCTGGTCGACGGCCTGCGCGCCGAGCGCGAGCAGGGCATCACGATCGACGTCGCCTACCGGTACTTCGCGACCGACAAGCGGACGTTCATCCTGGCCGACACCCCGGGACACGTGCAGTACACGCGCAACACCGTCACCGGGGCGTCCACCGCCGACCTGGTGATCATCCTGGTCGACGCCCGCACCGGGGTCGTGGCGCAGACCCGGCGGCACGCCACCGTGGCCGCCCTGCTCGGCGTCCCGGAGATCCTGCTGGCGGTCAACAAGATCGACCTCGTCGACTACGACCGTGACGTGTTCGAGCGGATCACCGCCGACTTCGGTGCCTTCACCGCCGGTCTCGGGATCCCGGCGGTGGTCGCGATCCCGATCTCGGCCCTCAACGGCGACAACGTGGTGACCCGTTCGGAGCGGATCTCCTGGTACGACGGGCCCAGCGTGCTGGAGCACCTGGAGACCGTCGAGGTGGCCGACGCCCGGTCCGGTGCCGCGTTCCGGTTCCCGGTGCAGTACGTCATCCGGCCCGGCTCCGATCACACCGCCGACCCGGACTACCGCGGCTACGCCGGACGTGTCGCGGCCGGCACCGTACGGCCCGGCGACGCGATCGTGGTGCTGCCGGACGGTCACCGCACCACCGTCACCGGCGTCGAGACCGCCGACGGGCCGAGGGCCGTCGCCGTCGCCGGCGACTCGGTCACGCTGCTGCTGGCCGACGACATCGACATCGCCCGCGGCAACCTGATCGCCGCCGCCGACGACGCGCCGGAACCGGTCAACCAGTTCACGGCCACCGTCACCCAGGTCAACGAGAAGGCGCTCAAGCCCGGGCAGCGGTTGCTGCTCAAGTACGGCACCACGACGACCCGCGTGATCGTCGGCGCCATCGAGCACCTGCTGGACATCGACACCCTCACCGAGCTCGACGGCGCCGCGTCGCTGTCGCTCAACGACATCGGCCTGGTGTCCCTGCGCACCGCCGAGAGTCTGCCCATCGACCCGTACCAACCGAGAGGAGCAGTGGGAGCTTTGCTCATCATCGATCCCGCCGACGGCACCACGCTGGCCGTCGGCATGGTGGGTGACCGCCGTGCGGCGATCACCGCCGGTTCCGACATCCGATGTCAGGCCGCCGCGACCGAGAACGACGCTCTGACCCCTGGCCCGTAG